The genome window AGGGCGCGGAGCAATCCCAGCTCGAGGGCACGGCTCGCGCCGAGCTCGCGCTTGATCCGATCCGGCGTGGCGAGCAGCCGCACGAAGACCCGACTGCCGCTCTCCGGCTCGGAACGGATCGCGCCCGCCTGGATGAGCACACGCAACGCCGACTCCACCTCGCGGTCGCTCACCTTGCCGGGCAGCGACGCGGCGATCGACGCCGGCTCGAGCGACACCGCGCCTGTCTTATCCGCCAGCGTGCACGCACGCTGGTACACCTTCTCGACGAGCGCGCGCTCCGGGTAGGCGCCCTTGATGAAGAACTCGTGCGTGAAGCGATCGGGAAACGCGTGGAGCAAATAGCAAGTCGCGGGTAGACCGTCGCGCCCCGCGCGGCCAGCCTCCTGGTAGTACGCCTCGAGCGTGCCCGGCATGGCGTAGTGCACGACGAGCCGCACGTTCGGTTTGTCGATCCCCATGCCGAACGCGTTCGTGGCGACGATCGCGCGCACCTTCTCGGTCATGAACGCGTCTTGCACCGCGTGGCGCCGCGCATCGTCGAGGCCCGCGTGATACGCGGCCGCGGGAATGCGCGCGCGCTCGAGGAGCGTCGCGATCCGCTCTACCGCCTTCCGCGTCGCCGCGTACACCACGGCGAGTCCGTCGCTGTTCGATCGGAGCAGTTGGACGAGCGCGTCGTCCTTGTCACGCTCGGTCTTGGTCGGCACGACGTGATACGCCAGATTCTTCCGGTCGAATCCCGTGATGATCGTCGTCGGCTTCTCGAGACCCAGGTGCGTGACGATGTCGGCGCGGACGTGCGGCGTCGCGGTCGCGGTCAGCGCAACGGTCGGCGGGTTGCCGAGGCGCTCGCGGACGCTGGCGATCTTGAGGTAACTGGGGCGGAAATCGTGTCCCCATTCGCTGATACAGTGCGCCTCGTCCACCGCGAGCAGCGAGACGCCGGCATCCCGCAAACGTTCGGCCGTCGTCCCGAATTCAAACCGCTCCGGTGCCACGTAGAGCAGCTTGACGTCGCCGCGCATCGCGCGTGAGAGCCGATCCGAGATCTGCGAGCCGGTGAGCGTGCTGTTGACGAACGTCGCCGGAAGCCCGCGCGCGGCCAGCGCGTCCACCTGGTCCTTCATCAGCGAGATGAGCGGCGAGAGGACGACCGTGAGCTTGGGCAGGATGAGCGCCGGGACCTGAAAGCAGAGCGATTTTCCGCCGCCCGTCGGCAACACGACGAGCGTGTCGCGCCCCGCCAGAACCGATTCGACGGCGGCTTCCTGCCCCGCTCGAAACGCCGGATAGCCGAATCGCTCGCGCAGGGCGGCACGCGCTTGCTCGAGCGTCGGCATGGTGGACGCCGTCGATGTGCTGGTCACGGGCTCAGCGTGACACCGAGTCGAACAAAGGCCGTCATCGAAAGGCGGCGCGCAGGATCGTTACACCGCACGCGCGAAATGACCGCGCGTAAACGACGTGCCGAGGAGCCGGCGAATCTCCGCCGTGTCCGGCTCCGCCCCCGCACTGAGCGCGTCGATCATCGACCGATACCGCGCGACGATCGCGCCGACGTCGTCACCGGGCACGTTGAACACGAGTTGATATCCGCGAATTCCCGCGCGCCAGAGCTTCGGCAGAAATTCCGAGCCGTCCACCGGGCGCGAATGCAGCAGGCGGTTCCGGCACGCGGAGTCGGTCGCGACTGGGAACGTGTAGCCCGTGGGATCGGTCAGCTCGACGTTCGCGTGCTTCACGACGCATAGGTCGCGGCAAGTCGTGGGTTCGCGCTCGAACGCCGCCGAGAGCACGCAATGCTCGATGGTCATCCCCTCCGGGCGTCCGTACAAGAAGACGTCGAAGCCCTTA of Gemmatimonadaceae bacterium contains these proteins:
- a CDS encoding ATP-dependent DNA helicase RecQ, which codes for MTSTSTASTMPTLEQARAALRERFGYPAFRAGQEAAVESVLAGRDTLVVLPTGGGKSLCFQVPALILPKLTVVLSPLISLMKDQVDALAARGLPATFVNSTLTGSQISDRLSRAMRGDVKLLYVAPERFEFGTTAERLRDAGVSLLAVDEAHCISEWGHDFRPSYLKIASVRERLGNPPTVALTATATPHVRADIVTHLGLEKPTTIITGFDRKNLAYHVVPTKTERDKDDALVQLLRSNSDGLAVVYAATRKAVERIATLLERARIPAAAYHAGLDDARRHAVQDAFMTEKVRAIVATNAFGMGIDKPNVRLVVHYAMPGTLEAYYQEAGRAGRDGLPATCYLLHAFPDRFTHEFFIKGAYPERALVEKVYQRACTLADKTGAVSLEPASIAASLPGKVSDREVESALRVLIQAGAIRSEPESGSRVFVRLLATPDRIKRELGASRALELGLLRAL